The genome window GCTGGTCTCCACCGAAAAGGGCGTCGGTCCCAAGTACCCCTTCTCCAAGGAAAAGCTGACCCAGCTTCTGGCCTTCTACGTGGTCGAGGGCTGGCATGAAGCCTGCGAGCTGTGCCACGCACTGCTGGAAAACGGCGGCGTGGGCCACTCCCTGTCCATCCACTCCCACAATGAAGACGTCATCCGCGAGTTCGGCATGAAGAAGCCGGTCTCCAGGATGCTGGTGAACACCCCGTCCACCCACGGCGCGGTGGGCCTCTCCACTTCGCTGTTTCCGTCCCTCACCCTGGGCTGCGGCGCAGTGGGCGGCAGCGCCACTTCCGACAACGTCACTCCGCTGAACCTCATGAACGTGCGTCGTATCGCCTACGATCTGGGCACCACGACCTGCCAGAAGGCTCCGGAAAAGACGGAAGGAACCAATCTCGACGTGCAGGCCATCACCGCCATGATCGTCGAGCAACTGAAACAGATGGCTTAATCCCGGCGAGGGATGTTGGTGGCTTAACTAGCCGAATATAAAACATTTAAAGGAGAATAACATGTCCCTGAACGCACTCGGAATGATCGAGACCAAAGGCCTGGTCGGCGCTGTCGAAGCAGCTGACGCAATGGTGAAGGCAGCTAACGTGACCCTGGTGGGCAAGTCCCAGGTGGGCGGCGGTCTGGTGACCGTCATGGTTCGCGGCGATGTGGGCGCAGTCAAGGCTGCCGTCGACGCCGGCGCTGCAGCCGCCAAGAACGTGGGCGAACTGATCAGTGTTCACGTGATTCCCCGCCCGCACGGCGAAGTGGAAACCATCCTGCCTTCCGCACAGGGTTAATAGGAAAAGCACTCCCGGGACACTGAGGATGCTGGGCATCCGGGCACGGCGTCCTGGGCCGAGGAGCGGAGGGGGAAACTCCTCCTCCGCTCCGATCCCGAACCGGAATTGAAATAACAACCTGCAAGCGAAGCAAGCATGAACGATAAAGCCATCAACGATATTTTGGGTGGGGTCATCCAGACGGTCCTGGACCAGCTGAAGGACACGACCCCGGCGGCAGCACCGGCCTGTGCCGGCTCCGACGACACCATCCCGGTGGAGCTGTCCGCGCGCCACGTGCATCTGAGCGAAGCCGACGCCATGGAACTCTTCGGCCATCCGTTGACCCCGGTTCGCGACCTTTCCCAGCCGGGCCAGTTCCTGGCCGAGGAGCGCGTTCGCCTCATCGGTCCCAAGGGAGTCATGGACAACGTGGCCGTGCTCGGTCCGTCCCGCAGCAGCTCCCAGGTTGAGATTTCCAAGACCGACGCCCGCATCCTGGGCGTGAACGCCCCGGTGCGCCAGTCCGGCGACGTCGAAGGCACCCCGGGCATTGTCCTGGCCTCCCAGACCGGCATCGTGGGCATGGAAGAGGGCGTCATCGTGGCCGCCCGCCACATCCACATGTCCCCGGAAGACGCCAGGCGCCTCTGTGTTTCCGACAAGGAAAAGGTCTGCGTGCGCCTGGATTCCGAGCGCCCCGTGATTCTGGAGGACGTGCTGGTTCGCGTGAACCCCGAGTTCAAGCTGGCCATGCACATCGACCCGGACGAAGGCAACGGCTCCGGCTGGACCTCCAAGGTCACCGGCCGCATCGTGCCCAAGCACTAGACGGAGAGAACAATGGACTTTGCAGCCGTGGACCGACAGATCAGCGCCCTCGAGGCCTGCCTGGAAAACACCGTTCCCGTGAAAGCCGATGAAAAGCTTCACGTGGGCGTGGATCTCGGCACCGCCTACATCGTGGTGGTGGTCCTCAACAGCGCCAAGGAACCCGTGGCCTGCGCCATGGAGTTTGCCCAGGTCATCAAGGACGGCCTGGTGGTGGACTATATCGGCGCCACCCGCATTGTCCGCAAGCTCGTGGATCAGCTCGGCGACCGTCTCGGCCGCGAGCTGACCCACGCGGCCATTGCCGTGCCTCCGGGCACCGGCGACAAGGACTGCAAGACCCACAAGTACGTGGTGGAGGGCGCGGGCCTGGAAGTGACCGGCACCTTGGACGAACCCACCGCGGCCAACGCGGTGCTCGGCCTGGAGAACGGCGTCATCGTGGATATCGGCGGCGGCACCACCGGCCTTTCCGTGCTGGAGAACGGCGAAGTCACCTACGTGGCCGACGAGGCCACGGGCGGCACCCACGTCTCCCTGGTGCTGGCGGGCAACTACGACATCGATTTCAAGGAAGCCGAGGCGCTCAAGAAGCAGCCCGAGCGCCAGGCCGAAGTGCTCAACGTGGTCCGCCCGGTGGTTCAGAAGATGGCCTCCATCGTCAAGCGGCACATCGAGGGGCGCAACGTCTCCGCCATCCACGTGGTGGGCGGGACCTGCTGCCTCAAGGACATGGAAAAAGTCATGGAAAAGGAACTGGGCATCCCGGTGCACAAGCCGGCCAACCCCTTCCTTGTCACCCCGTTGGGCATTGCCCTGAACTGCGCCTAGGAGAACCGAACATGGACATGAACGAACTGGCCCGCACCATAGCCGAGGAAGTCCTGAGACAGCTCAGGCGCGACCGGGCCGAGCAGCACGCCGGGGAATGCGCCCTGGTGCTGGCCGAGCGCGACTGCCTCCTGGCCGACAAGGTTCATGCCTGCCTGGGTGATGAATACGAACTTTTCTTTTTCGGCGAAGACATGCACGACCGGACGCCCTGCCGATACATTCTGCCCACACTCTCTTGTGCCGCGCTGGCTGAACTCGCCACCGGCGGTGCGTCCGGATCTTTTTCCTTCGCTGTCCTGAAACTGCTGCTGCAGGGCCGGGAAGTGGAGGTGCTCGAGTTTGAATACAAAGCCTACGCCGAGACGGCGCCGGGCCCGCTTTACAGCATGTACGAGTCCCATGCTGCAACGGTTGCGGGCTTCGGGCTCAAGGCTTTCCGGCCCAAGCAGCCGGATACGGTCAGGTTCCGGGACACCCTGGTGACCGAGGCCGTGGTTCGGGAGGCGGCGGGAGCGTCCGTGCTCATGGTGCCCGCCAAGGCCCTGGTCACGCCCCAGGCATACGAGGTGTCCAAGGACCTGAATCTCACCATTCAGAAATGTTTATGAGGATGTTGGCGTATGATGATCGGTAAAGTGATCGGCAATGTCTGGGCCACGCGCAAGGAAGATTCCCTGTGCGGGCTGAAGCTCATGGTGGTGCAGCGGCTGGACGCAGCCAACGGCGGCGCCAAGGAGAGCTTCGTGGCAGTGGATTGCGTGAGCGCGGGTATCGGCGAGGAAGTGCTCGTGGCCACGGGCAGCTCCGCCCGCAAGGCGCTCAGGAATCAGGAAGCCCCGGTTGATGCGGCCATCGTCGGCATCATCGACGGCTGCGAAGAAGGCTAGGGCGCAAGGAGTTTCTCGTGGATACCCTGGGTGTTGTCGAATGCAGGAGCATCGCCGCCGGCGTGGAAGTGGCGGACGGCATGATGAAGGTGGCCGACGTGGAGCTGGTCCGGGCCGCCACCATCTGCTCGGGCCGGTACATGATCTACGTTTCGGGCGACCGCGCGGCCGTGGCCACCTCGGTGCGCCATGCCGAGGAATCGGGCCGAGGCCTCAAGGGCAGCTTCGTCATCTCCAATGTCTCGCCCCAGGTCATGGCCGTGCTGCGCAAGGAAAGCGTTCTCCCGGAACCCGGGGCGCTGGGCGTCATCGAATGCCGCTGCGTTTCCGCGGGGATCTCGGCGGCGGACGCTGCCGTGAAGCGCTCGGCCATCACCCTGGCCCGTCTCGTGACCGGGCAGGGCATCAACGGCAAATCGTATTTCGTCATCAGCGGCGACGTGGCCTCGGTGCGTGAAGCGACCGAGGTGGCAAAGGCCGCTTTGGACAAGGATCTTATTGAGGCGGTTGTAATCCCCAGACCGGACGCCTCGGTCGTAAAAGCTCTCGTAAGGGGGGTGAGGTAAGCAATGAAAAAGAAACTCGTGGAAGTGGGCAATCTGGACCCCTACATCTGCCTGGACAGCAAGAAGTTCTACATGGACGACAACATGATCCTGACGCCTGGCGCCAGGGACGAGCTGAGCCGCAGGGGCATCGCCATCGTCTGCGGAGCCAAGCCGGAAGCGGCCTATGCCTCCAAGGAAGAACACGCGCACGACGCGGCCTGCACCCCCGCGGAACACGGCTGCAACGGCGTGGAAGACCTGCTTGTCGCCGTGGCCGCCATGGTCAAGACCGAGTTCGGCGTCGAAGACCCCGAAGTGCTCAAGGCCATCAGCTGCGAAGCCGTGAAAACCATCAAGGAAAATATTTAGGCACAAGAGAACCTAATAAAAGGAGAATGTCATGATGAATGCATTGGGTATGATCGAAACCCGTGGACTGGTGGGCGCAGTCGAGGCTGCCGACGCCATGGTCAAGGCCGCCAACGTTGAACTGGTTGGCCGCGAACAGGTGGGCGGCGGTCTGGTGACCGTCATGGTCCGTGGCGACGTGGGCGCAGTCAAGGCCGCTGTCGACGCCGGCGCAGCCGCTGCCAAGAACGTGGGCGAGCTGATCAGCGTGCACGTGATCCCCCGTCCGCACAACGAAGTGGAAATGATTCTTCCCAAATAAGGGAAACAGCGTGACGCGGCCATATGCTCCCTTTGGTCCGCGTCTTCAAGCGCATTGGTCCTGAAAGGGGACTGGGCCGGAGAGCCCACCCCGCACCCCGGGTTCTCCGGTCCACCTTTCAGCGCCAGGCAGGGAGCCAAATTTCCGCCGGTGAAACAACGTCTGGCAAAGTGATCGAAGACAACACGTTTTAATATAGATTGGAGAATCCGGTGACACAGTTCTACGGAAAAACAAAAATCTGCTACGGCGAAGATTCCCTGGAAACCCTGGAGCACATCCCGGCAAAGCAGGCCTTCATCGTGACCGACCCGTTCATGGTCAAGGTCGGTTTCGCGGACCGCGTCAAGAGCCATCTGGACCGCGCGGGCATCCCCCACCGCACCTTCGACGGCGTCGAGCCCGACCCGTCCCTGGAGACCGTGACCACGGGCACCAAGCTGTTCCTGCAGGACCAGGCCGACCTGATCATCGCCCTGGGCGGCGGTTCGCCCATCGACGCCGCAAAGGCCATTTCCTTCTTTGCGCACAAGGCCTGCGAGGACAAGCCCAAGCCCACCCTGGTGGCCATCCCGACCACCAGCGGCACCGGCTCCGAAGTGACCGCCATCTCCGTGGTCACGGACAAGGTCAACGAGGTCAAGATTCCGCTCAACGACGAGCTGCTGATTCCGGACATGGCCATCCTGGACCCGCGCTTTACCCGTTCGCTGCCGCCCCACGTGACGGCCGCCACGGGCATGGACGTGCTCACCCACGCCATCGAGGCTTACACCTCGCGCCAGTCCAACGCCTTCACCTCCATCTACGCCAAGTACGCCATCCGCTACGTGTTCCAGTACCTGTACCGCGCATACAGGAACGGCGACGACATGGAAGCCAGGAAGCGCATGCTGCTCGGCTCCTGCATGGCGGGCATGGCCTTCAACAACAGCGGCCTGGGCATCACCCACAGCGTGGCCCACAGCCTGGGCGGCATCTTCCACGTGCCCCACGGCCTGGCCAATGCCGTGGTCCTGCCGCACGCCATCCGGTTCAACAGCTTTGACGCCGGCATCCGCTATCAGGAGATCGCCCAGATGCTGCACATGCCTGCGGAAACCGTGGAAGAGGGCACCGAGAGCCTGATCTCGGCCGTGTGCGAACTGAACGATTCCATGGGCATCCCCACCCAGATCCGGGGACTGAAGATCGAGGAAACAACCTTCCGCGAGCACATGGACGTCATGGCCAAGAATGTTTTGGAAGACATCTGCACCGAAGGCAACCCGAGACGGCCGTCCCGCGGCGACGTCAAGTTGCTTCTGGAGCAGGCCTGGTAAGAACCCCGACTTGTTCTTTTTCTGAAGGGGAAAACAATGCAAGAGCAGATTGTAGCGAAGATAAGGGAAGCCGGCGTCGTGGGCGCCGGCGGCGCAGGGCTGCCCACCCATGTGAAGGCGGGCGCCACCGTGGAGACGGTGCTGGTCAACGGCGCCTCCTGCGAGCCCCTGCTCATGAGCGACCCGTATCTCCTGGAAGCGGAGATCGACATGGTTGTTCGCGGGCTGGAATACATCATGGACTGTGTGGGCGCCAAGCGCGGCGTCATCTGCCTCAAGGGCAAGCACGGGAAGGCCATGGAAGTGGTGCGCGAGCGAGTGTCCAGGGACGGCTCCGGCCGTCTGGAGGCCTTTGAGCTCGGCGACTTCTACCCGGCGGGCGACGAGCAGGTGCTCGTGCGCGAGGTGCTGGGCAAGACCATTCCCGAGCGCGGCCTGCCCCTGCAGGTTGGCGCGGTGGTCAGCAACGTGGAGTCGCTCCTGAACGTGGCCCTGGCCATGGACGGCAAGCCCGTGACCCATCGCTACGTCACCGTCACCGGCGAGGTGAAGACCCCCATGGTGGTCAAGGTGCCCGTGGGCACCCTGGTCCGGGACGTGCTCGCCTTCGCGGGCGGTCCCACCATTGCCGACTACAAGGTCGTGGACGGCGGTCCCATGATGGGCCGCGTGCTGCCGGATACCGAGCAGTCCGTGACCAAGACCACCTCCGGCCTGATCGTGCTGCCGCCCGAACACAACGTGGTGGCCCCCAAGATCATGGACCCCGAGCGCATCCGCCGCATCACCAACACCATCTGCTGTCAGTGTTCGCGGTGTACGGACCTGTGCCCGCGCAACCTGCTGGGCCATTCCCTGCACCCCCACAAGCTCATGCGCGTGCTCGAGTCCCAGATCATGGAGACCGAGGTGGCCAAGGAGGCCCTGCTCTGTTCCGAATGCGGCCTGTGCGAGAAGTTCGCCTGTCCCATGGGCGTGTCTCCCCGCGAGGTCAACGCCCAGATCAAGAAGGTGCTCATGGCTAACCGCGTCGCCTGGGAAGCCGGGGACAAGGAATACCGGGCCAACCCGTTCCGGGAAAGCCGCGCCGTGCCCACCAAGCGCCTCATCCAGCGCCTGGACCTGGTCAGGTACGACGGCCATCCGGCCTTTGCGGGCGAAATGAGCTCCTCCCTGGTGCGCATCCCGCTGCACCAGCACATCGGCGCTCCGTCCCAATGTGTCGTTTCCGTGGGCGACCACGTGAGCAAGGGCGACCTGCTCGGCGAAGTGCCCGAGGGCGCCATGGCCGCCCGGGTCCACTCCAGCATCGACGGCGTGGTCGAGTCCATTGCCGACGGCAAAGTAACCATCAAGGCTTAAGGGGAGATATACCATGAAATTGCGCACTATCGGTTGCGTCGAACTCAACAGCGTTGCCCAGGGCATGCACGTGGCCGACGAAATGATCAAGGCCGCCGAAGTGAAACTGGTCATGGCCCGTCCCATCTGTCCCGGCCGGTACATCGTCATCATCACCGGCGATGTGGGTGCCGTGAAGTCCTCCGTGGAAACCGGCTGCTACATCGGCGGCGACATGGTCGTGGACTGGTTCGTTATCCCCAGCGTGCACCCGGACGTGGTCCCGGCCCTCACCGGCACCACGGTTGCCCCGCGCATCGACGCTCTCGGCGTCATCGAGACCTGCACCACCGCCTCCTGTATCCTGGCGGCCGACGCCGCCGCCAAGTCCGGTTCGGTCTACCTGCTGGAGATCCGCACCGCGTCCGGCCTGGCCGGCAAGTCCTTCGTGACCATGACCGGCGACGTGGCCTCGGTGAATTCCTCCGTGGAAGCGGGCGTCAAGGGCGTGGGCGAGGCCGGTCCTGTCCACAGCCACGTGGTCATCCCGTCCCCGAGCGAAGAACTCAAGAACCAGCTGCTGTAGGCTGGCTCTAAACGCCTTTTTGAGGAGTTGAACATGCCGTACCATTCTGACGAACCGAAACAGCGGGTCATCCAGGAATATGTTCCGGGCAAGCAGGTCACGCTCGCGCATGTGATCGCCAGCCCCCAGAAAGGCATCTACCTGAAGCTAGGCCTGGATAACGACACGGCCGGAGCCATCGGCATCATGACCATCACCCCCAGCGAGGGCGTGATCATCGCCGCGGACGTGGCCACCAAGGCCGCCGCCGTGGACATCGGGTTTCTGGACCGCTTCGGCGGCTCCCTGCTGTTCACGGGCGACGTGGCCAGCGTGGAGGCCTCGCTTCGGGCCGTTCTCGACTACTTCGAAAACACGCTTCACTACACCTCGGTGGAGCTGACCCGTTCCTAGGAACACTGGCGCGGCCATGAAGAAGATGATGTTCATCGGAGAAACCCGGGTGGGGAAGAGCAGCCTGATCAGGGCGCTCTCGGGCGAGGAGTTTTCCTCCCACCGGGCCATGGCCGTGGAATACTTCGGGCAGTACATCAACACCCCGGGGGAATTCCTGGAGAACAGCTGGTTTTACAACGCGCTCATCACTTCTTCTGCTGACTGCGACATCCTCGCCATGGTACAAGACGCCACCCGCAGCAGCAGTCTTTTTCCTCCCCTGTTCGCGCCCATCTTCAACCGCAAGGTTGTGGGCGTGATCACCAAGGTGGACGATCCGGCAGCCAACACCGAACGGGCAGAGCGGTTCCTCAACAGTGCCGGTGCCCGTGAAGTCGTCCACACAAGTGTCAGAACCGGAACAGGACTCGATACGCTCCGGGAGATGCTACGGTAGCCTCCAAACACCAGCTCCAGAAATGGGGAGGAAAAAGAAAATGGAAAGGCCCGCGTTATGCGGGCCTTTTTGTTTTTGGGCTCATCGTTCGCCGTTGCTGCTCTGTGGTCTAAAACGGTATGCCGTTTGTCGTTCTCATGATGGTTTTGTCCACATTGGATTTCTTTTCCCATTCGGCGAAGTCCTCCAAAATATTTTTCGCACCTGCCCCTGTTATTTCCGCTCCCGGATTGTCAAACTGGACATAGGCACACTCATTGTAAAGTTTCTTGAACTCCATGGTTTCTACCTTTGCAGGTTCGGCGGGATGGAAAGTATACCAGTACATAACCACTATGAGTCCGGCCAGGTGTGGTTCAATTTCGACATAATATACCTTTCCCGCCTCCAGTTCAGCATCCATAAAGCGTGAAAGGGTTCCAAAGCTTTGGAAACTGTGTTTTCCTGGTTCGGTTACATAGGCAATTTTTTCATTGGCAGTCAGAGTCCCCACCATACGTACTGTTCCGTTTTGAAGATCGTAAATTCGTGAAGGGTGGTATGTTGCCCAGTTGGAGGGGCGCATAAAGACAACAACAGCCTTGTCTGAGTCTACAAGATACTGGTCAATGTTGCCGCCGATTTTTTTCATATGGGATGCGCAGCCGCCTAAGAGTACAAGTGAAATGAGAAAGAGTAGCACTTTTTTCATATTCCCCACCCATGTTTGATTGTTCAAGTAATATTGATTTATGCAGGGCTTCCTACATTCAGGTTGGTGTCCCGTCAATGAAGGAAAAATATATGAAATATATGCTCATAGGTCGCTTTCAGGTTTCGCCCTGAAGGCGACTTACTTTTTTGCTGGCGCAGAAAAAAGTAAGCAAAAACTGCGCTTGCTCTTGTCCGACCCGCGGACGCCCTCAGCAAGAGCAGCAAAATCGCCCTTCGGGAAATTCAGATTCGCTTCGCTCAGTTGAATTTCTGATCCTCCGGACTATTTGAGCAGCTCTAGGCTTCGGCCTATTGAGCGGGGTGCGAGTGTCCTCATTTTCCTGTGGCTCCCACCAAATATGTACCACCTGTTAGTTGGCAGTTAGGACATTCGGCAATCGTTCGCCGCCTCCCTTGCTCCCTCTCCTTAAACTGGTTCTCAAAACAGGTAGCGTGTTCGTACTCCGGATATTGGCCGGAGGCCATTGTCGCCTTTCCGCACCGCCTTGATTCAATTCACATATGAATAGTATGTACTGGTAAATCTCAACCGCTCCAAAGGACCACGCATGGACACCTTCGACTCTGCCGCCTATCTCCGGAAACTGAACCTGTCTGACCCTGTCGAGCCAACGGTCGACACCCTGCGCGCCCTCCAGCACGCCCAGTTCCACACCATCCCCTTCGAGAACTTCGATATCCACCTGGGTCGGGGCGTCGACCTCGACCCGGAGCACCAATTCGACAAGCTCGTGCACCTTCCCCGGGGCGGCTACTGCTTCGAGCTCAACGGCCTGTTCCTCCGGGCGTTGCGTGCCTTCGGTTTTGAGGCCCGCGCGCTGCTGGCCCGGGTCCACCTGACAGGCACGCCTTCCGGCCGGGGGCACCAGATCTCACTGATCGAAACGGATGGGCGGCAGTGGATCGCGGACGTTGGCTTCGGCAAGGACACCCCGCGCGGCCCCATGCCGCTGGAGCTGGGCGCGGTGCGGAAATTCAACGGGGTGGAGTACCGCCTGGGCGACGGCGGGGTCTTCGGGACCATGCTCCAGAAATTCACGGAAGGCGAATGGCGCAACCTCTACAGCTTTGACATGGAGCACGTCTGCCCGGCCGACATCGACTACGGCAACCACTATGTCTCCACCAGCCCGCGCACCTTCTTCACCCAGGCCCGCGTGGCCATGCGCCCGCTCGAGGACGGCATGATCACCCTGTACAACCATCGGCTGACCGTGACCCGCCACAACCGGGAAGAGAAACACGAGCTTCCCGAAGGGCAGGGGTATCTGGACGCCCTGAAGACGCACTTCGGCATTGAACTCGACGCACCGTATGCGGCGTTGAAGCCGGTTGCGCGGGAAGGATGAACCGACCCTCCAGCCCCGGGAGCTTGCCGTGCTGAATTGTTTTCGGTTTCCCTTTTCGCCGCCCAGAAACGGCTGCCCTAAATCCTATGGCACCGGAAGGTCGGAGCTTTTTATTTTCGCAAACGAACATTTTCGCCGGGCGCAAAGAACTTTGTGGTGCAAAAACATAATTTAGTGTTCATTTGTCGACATTCTCCGTGATTTATCCTAATTTCGGACAGCGAATCGAAAACCTGAACCCAAGGGATGCTCGAATGAAGAAACTGATCAATGAAGTGGAAAACGTGGTCAAGGAACAGCTCGAAGGCATGGCGCTCGCCCATCCTGAACTGACTGTCAAAATCGATCCCCATTACATTACCCGCTCGGATTCTCCGGTGAAGGGCAAGGTCGCCATCGTTTCCGGCGGCGGCTCGGGCCACGAGCCCATGCACGGCGGTTTCGTGGGCAAGGGCATGCTCGACGGCGCCTGCCCGGGCGAGGTCTTCACCTCCCCGACCCCGGACCAGATGTACGAGTGCGCCAAGGCCGTGGACAGCGGCGCGGGCGTCCTGTTCATCGTCAAGAACTACACCGGCGACGTCATGAACTTCGAGGCGGCAGCCGAACTGGCCGCCAGCGAAGGCATCAAGGTTCAGAACATCCTCATCGACGACGACGTGGCCGTAAAGGACAGCCTCTACACCGCGGGCCGCCGTGGCGTGGGCACCACCGTGCTGGCCGAAAAGATCGTGGGCGCTGCCGCCGAGGCCGGCTACAGCCTGGAGCAGTGCTCCGACCTGTGCCGCAAGGTGAACCAGTACGGCCGCTCCTTTGGCGTGGCCCTGACCTCCTGCACCGTTCCCGCCGCTGGCAAGCCGACTTTCGAACTGGGCGAGGGCGAAGTGGAAATGGGCATCGGCATCCATGGCGAGCCCGGAACCCACCGCATGCCCATCAAGTCCGCCGACGAGATGACCCAGTACGCCGCAGAACAGATCATCGATGACCCGGCCTACACCCGCACCGTGCGCGAGTGGGACGGCGAGCAGTGGGCGGACAAGCAGCTCACGGACGAACCGTTCAAGAGCGGCGACAAGGTCATCGCCTTTGTCAACAGCATGGGCGGCACCCCGGTTTCCGAACTCTACGCCGTGTACAGGAAGCTGGACGAAGTCTGCAAGGCCAAGGGCCTGACCATTGTCCGCAACCTCGTCGGCCCCTACATCACCTCCCTGGAAATGCAGGGCTTCTCCATCACCCTGCTCAAGGTGGATGACGAGATGCTCAAGTTCTGGGACGCCCCGGCCTCCACTCCCGGCTTTGTCCGCTAGGGCGCCGGGACCAAAAAACGACCAACCCACGGGCGCGGGCAACCGCGCCGCGCCCGTGTTTTCCCATCTCTGAACGGTTGACGCGGGGCAGGCCCTGTGTTCATCATCTTCAACAAGAAGACAACGCCCGCAACGGGTCAACCTCCCAAGGAGCAATACAGTGTCCATGAACAAGGCCCAACTCGTCACCTGGCTCGGCAAGCTCAACGACGTCTATGCCGAAAAAAAGGAATATCTCACGGAACTGGACGCCGCCATCGGCGACGCCGACCACGGCATCAACATGAACCGGGGCTTCGGCAAGGTCATGGAAAAGCTGCCCACCGTGGAGGACAAGGACATCGGCACCATCCTCAAGACCGTGGGCATGACCCTCATGTCCAGCGTGGGCGGGGCCAGCGGTCCGCTCTACGGCACCTTCTGGATGAAGGGCGGCATGCTGCTGGGCGGCAAGGAAGAGCTGACCCCCGATGACTTCGTGAAGTTCATCGAGGCCGGTGTGGGCGGCATCCTGCAGCGCGGACGCCCCGAACTGGGCGACAAGACCATGTACGACCTCTGGGCCCCGGCGCTGGAAGCCATGAAGGACGAGGCCGGCAACGCCACCGAGGTTATCGCCGTGGTGGAAGCCGCCCTGCCCGTGGCCGAAAAGGCCCTGGCCGACACCATTCCCCTGCAGGCCCGGAAGGGCCGAGCCAGCTACCTGGGCGAGCGCAGCATCGGCCACCAGGACCCGGGGGCCACGTCATCC of Salidesulfovibrio onnuriiensis contains these proteins:
- a CDS encoding BMC domain-containing protein, whose translation is MSLNALGMIETKGLVGAVEAADAMVKAANVTLVGKSQVGGGLVTVMVRGDVGAVKAAVDAGAAAAKNVGELISVHVIPRPHGEVETILPSAQG
- a CDS encoding phosphate propanoyltransferase yields the protein MNDKAINDILGGVIQTVLDQLKDTTPAAAPACAGSDDTIPVELSARHVHLSEADAMELFGHPLTPVRDLSQPGQFLAEERVRLIGPKGVMDNVAVLGPSRSSSQVEISKTDARILGVNAPVRQSGDVEGTPGIVLASQTGIVGMEEGVIVAARHIHMSPEDARRLCVSDKEKVCVRLDSERPVILEDVLVRVNPEFKLAMHIDPDEGNGSGWTSKVTGRIVPKH
- the eutJ gene encoding ethanolamine utilization protein EutJ, whose amino-acid sequence is MDFAAVDRQISALEACLENTVPVKADEKLHVGVDLGTAYIVVVVLNSAKEPVACAMEFAQVIKDGLVVDYIGATRIVRKLVDQLGDRLGRELTHAAIAVPPGTGDKDCKTHKYVVEGAGLEVTGTLDEPTAANAVLGLENGVIVDIGGGTTGLSVLENGEVTYVADEATGGTHVSLVLAGNYDIDFKEAEALKKQPERQAEVLNVVRPVVQKMASIVKRHIEGRNVSAIHVVGGTCCLKDMEKVMEKELGIPVHKPANPFLVTPLGIALNCA
- a CDS encoding EutN/CcmL family microcompartment protein; translation: MMIGKVIGNVWATRKEDSLCGLKLMVVQRLDAANGGAKESFVAVDCVSAGIGEEVLVATGSSARKALRNQEAPVDAAIVGIIDGCEEG
- a CDS encoding BMC domain-containing protein; amino-acid sequence: MDTLGVVECRSIAAGVEVADGMMKVADVELVRAATICSGRYMIYVSGDRAAVATSVRHAEESGRGLKGSFVISNVSPQVMAVLRKESVLPEPGALGVIECRCVSAGISAADAAVKRSAITLARLVTGQGINGKSYFVISGDVASVREATEVAKAALDKDLIEAVVIPRPDASVVKALVRGVR
- a CDS encoding BMC domain-containing protein — its product is MMNALGMIETRGLVGAVEAADAMVKAANVELVGREQVGGGLVTVMVRGDVGAVKAAVDAGAAAAKNVGELISVHVIPRPHNEVEMILPK
- a CDS encoding 1-propanol dehydrogenase PduQ, which codes for MTQFYGKTKICYGEDSLETLEHIPAKQAFIVTDPFMVKVGFADRVKSHLDRAGIPHRTFDGVEPDPSLETVTTGTKLFLQDQADLIIALGGGSPIDAAKAISFFAHKACEDKPKPTLVAIPTTSGTGSEVTAISVVTDKVNEVKIPLNDELLIPDMAILDPRFTRSLPPHVTAATGMDVLTHAIEAYTSRQSNAFTSIYAKYAIRYVFQYLYRAYRNGDDMEARKRMLLGSCMAGMAFNNSGLGITHSVAHSLGGIFHVPHGLANAVVLPHAIRFNSFDAGIRYQEIAQMLHMPAETVEEGTESLISAVCELNDSMGIPTQIRGLKIEETTFREHMDVMAKNVLEDICTEGNPRRPSRGDVKLLLEQAW
- a CDS encoding 4Fe-4S dicluster domain-containing protein, whose amino-acid sequence is MQEQIVAKIREAGVVGAGGAGLPTHVKAGATVETVLVNGASCEPLLMSDPYLLEAEIDMVVRGLEYIMDCVGAKRGVICLKGKHGKAMEVVRERVSRDGSGRLEAFELGDFYPAGDEQVLVREVLGKTIPERGLPLQVGAVVSNVESLLNVALAMDGKPVTHRYVTVTGEVKTPMVVKVPVGTLVRDVLAFAGGPTIADYKVVDGGPMMGRVLPDTEQSVTKTTSGLIVLPPEHNVVAPKIMDPERIRRITNTICCQCSRCTDLCPRNLLGHSLHPHKLMRVLESQIMETEVAKEALLCSECGLCEKFACPMGVSPREVNAQIKKVLMANRVAWEAGDKEYRANPFRESRAVPTKRLIQRLDLVRYDGHPAFAGEMSSSLVRIPLHQHIGAPSQCVVSVGDHVSKGDLLGEVPEGAMAARVHSSIDGVVESIADGKVTIKA
- a CDS encoding BMC domain-containing protein, with translation MKLRTIGCVELNSVAQGMHVADEMIKAAEVKLVMARPICPGRYIVIITGDVGAVKSSVETGCYIGGDMVVDWFVIPSVHPDVVPALTGTTVAPRIDALGVIETCTTASCILAADAAAKSGSVYLLEIRTASGLAGKSFVTMTGDVASVNSSVEAGVKGVGEAGPVHSHVVIPSPSEELKNQLL
- a CDS encoding BMC domain-containing protein; translated protein: MPYHSDEPKQRVIQEYVPGKQVTLAHVIASPQKGIYLKLGLDNDTAGAIGIMTITPSEGVIIAADVATKAAAVDIGFLDRFGGSLLFTGDVASVEASLRAVLDYFENTLHYTSVELTRS
- a CDS encoding EutP/PduV family microcompartment system protein encodes the protein MKKMMFIGETRVGKSSLIRALSGEEFSSHRAMAVEYFGQYINTPGEFLENSWFYNALITSSADCDILAMVQDATRSSSLFPPLFAPIFNRKVVGVITKVDDPAANTERAERFLNSAGAREVVHTSVRTGTGLDTLREMLR
- a CDS encoding arylamine N-acetyltransferase family protein codes for the protein MDTFDSAAYLRKLNLSDPVEPTVDTLRALQHAQFHTIPFENFDIHLGRGVDLDPEHQFDKLVHLPRGGYCFELNGLFLRALRAFGFEARALLARVHLTGTPSGRGHQISLIETDGRQWIADVGFGKDTPRGPMPLELGAVRKFNGVEYRLGDGGVFGTMLQKFTEGEWRNLYSFDMEHVCPADIDYGNHYVSTSPRTFFTQARVAMRPLEDGMITLYNHRLTVTRHNREEKHELPEGQGYLDALKTHFGIELDAPYAALKPVAREG